The stretch of DNA ACAGCAAAATACATTGACGAAAATATTGACAAGATTGATGGGAAACTACTAGGTGTTCCTCTTGGAATAAAGGACAATATAAACATAAAAGGTCTTCCTACAACTTGTGCTTCAAAGATACTTGAAGGATACATAGCAGTTGAGGATGCTACTGTGATTGATAAAATCCGAAAAGAAGGAGGAATATTCATCGGAAAAACAAACCTAGATGAGTTCGCTATGGGGTCATCAACAGAAACATCCTATTATGGAATAGTTAGAAATCCTCATGACAGAGAGAGAGTTCCAGGAGGCTCATCTGGAGGCTCCGCTGCTGCTGTCGCCAGTGATATGGTCGTTGCTTCTCTCGGTTCTGACACAGGTGGCTCAATTAGGCAACCCTCTGCATTCTGTGGAACTGTCGGTCTTAAACCAACCTATGGGCTCGTATCGCGGTATGGACTCGTTGCATTCGGCTCTTCACTTGATCAAATAGGACCTATAACTAAGAATGTTGAAGATTGTGCTATCTTACTTGAAGTCATATCAGGCTACGACCCAAAAGACTCAACTTCAGTTAAGGTAAATAACACAAGTTTCTCAAACTACATTCACAAAACACTTGATCCATCATCAATAACGATAGGGCTTCCTCAAGAATACTTCACAAGTGATGTCCAGAAAGAAATATCTGAAAGTATTCAAGAAGTCGTTAATTCACTCTCAAAAAAGGGCGTAAAAGTAAAAAATATTTCCCTACCAAGAACCAAGTATGCCATTCCAACCTACTATATAGTCGCACCTGCAGAGGCAAGTTCAAACCTAGCAAGGTTTGATGGTATTAGGTATGGATTTAGAAAGGCATCTAATTCTTTGAGAGAAACTTATTTTGAGACAAGAGCAGAAGGATTTGGAAAAGAAGTAAAGAGAAGAATAATGCTAGGTAATTATGTGCTATCAGCAGGATACTACGACGCCTACTACCTGAAAGCACTTAAAGTTAGAACATTACTAAAGCAAGATTTTGATAATGCTTTCAAAGATGTTGATTTTATCATCACACCAACCACACCTACAACAGCATTCAAAATAGGAGAGAAGACATCCAACCCCATAGAGATGTATTTATCAGACATATTCACCGTAACTATAAATCTCGTTGGAACTTGTGCGATTGTCCTACCAGTCGGCAAGGACAATAAAAACTTACCAATCGGTATGCAGATAATAGGCAAACCTTTTGAGGATGGAGAACTACTAAGGTTTGCTTACTTTGTTGAAAGTCTATTAAAGTAAGTAAAAATAAACCTTCCTACTAGGTAGGCTTGTTTATTTATCCTCTACAACTCTTTACTCAAGCACCACTCTTTTTGACTTCTAAAATCCTCAAGAATAGAGTAATTTACTAGAGTTCATTGTTCCTAACAAACACTCTAATTAATCTCAAGCCATTTCTAAAAGTAGAAA from Spirochaetota bacterium encodes:
- the gatA gene encoding Asp-tRNA(Asn)/Glu-tRNA(Gln) amidotransferase subunit GatA — translated: MNLTITSTIKGLKEKKFSCQEIVNYYLNKIKQDNSSDKPINGFISLNEEEALKTAKYIDENIDKIDGKLLGVPLGIKDNINIKGLPTTCASKILEGYIAVEDATVIDKIRKEGGIFIGKTNLDEFAMGSSTETSYYGIVRNPHDRERVPGGSSGGSAAAVASDMVVASLGSDTGGSIRQPSAFCGTVGLKPTYGLVSRYGLVAFGSSLDQIGPITKNVEDCAILLEVISGYDPKDSTSVKVNNTSFSNYIHKTLDPSSITIGLPQEYFTSDVQKEISESIQEVVNSLSKKGVKVKNISLPRTKYAIPTYYIVAPAEASSNLARFDGIRYGFRKASNSLRETYFETRAEGFGKEVKRRIMLGNYVLSAGYYDAYYLKALKVRTLLKQDFDNAFKDVDFIITPTTPTTAFKIGEKTSNPIEMYLSDIFTVTINLVGTCAIVLPVGKDNKNLPIGMQIIGKPFEDGELLRFAYFVESLLK